The following proteins are encoded in a genomic region of Arcobacter suis CECT 7833:
- the lolA gene encoding LolA-like outer membrane lipoprotein chaperone — translation MFYKLIIATTLFCLSCIASNDIRDLDSFKASFSQLITSSSQNIIEYKGEVFIKKSGKILWKYKTPVVKNVYINNDFAIVDEPELEQAIFTQLESEINIIKLLNSSKKMNDNSYITNIEDVDYLIKTSKSDDKISYIKYKDKLENDVEIKFSNVVQNGEISDEIFKFTVPEHYDVIRK, via the coding sequence ATGTTTTATAAATTGATAATTGCTACAACACTGTTTTGTTTATCTTGTATAGCTTCAAATGATATTAGAGATTTAGACAGTTTTAAAGCAAGTTTTTCCCAATTAATCACATCTAGTTCGCAAAATATAATTGAATATAAGGGTGAAGTTTTTATTAAAAAAAGTGGAAAAATTTTATGGAAATACAAAACACCAGTTGTGAAAAATGTATATATTAACAATGATTTTGCAATTGTTGATGAACCAGAGTTAGAACAAGCAATTTTTACTCAATTAGAAAGTGAGATAAATATCATCAAACTTCTAAATAGTTCAAAAAAAATGAATGATAATAGTTATATTACAAATATTGAAGATGTTGATTATTTAATTAAAACTTCAAAAAGTGATGATAAAATCAGTTATATTAAATACAAAGATAAACTTGAAAATGATGTTGAAATTAAATTTTCTAATGTAGTTCAAAATGGTGAAATTTCAGATGAAATTTTTAAGTTCACTGTGCCAGAACACTATGATGTTATAAGAAAATAG
- a CDS encoding restriction endonuclease codes for MDYGIDLIAKKENETILIQCKNWQIEQSINQEKVLSYYGRFKRYVDENALDIENTKLRFIAPDSKIFKISAIKIFQDENYLNYRYEIIKM; via the coding sequence ATTGACTATGGAATAGATTTAATTGCAAAGAAAGAAAATGAAACAATATTAATTCAATGTAAAAACTGGCAAATTGAGCAAAGTATTAATCAAGAAAAAGTATTGTCTTATTATGGAAGATTTAAGAGATATGTAGATGAAAATGCATTGGATATAGAAAATACAAAATTAAGATTTATAGCTCCTGATAGTAAAATATTTAAAATTTCAGCAATAAAAATATTTCAGGATGAAAATTATCTAAATTACAGATATGAAATAATTAAAATGTAA
- a CDS encoding glutathionylspermidine synthase family protein, producing the protein MQLEKLKPLSDEYLESIGFVWHTDSDNSSYVSDEIVVINEDEANAYYDAANELYDMFAQAGQYVIDNDLFHDLNIPFNLVEVIKESWENDVHWHLYSRFDLAGGIDGKPIKLIEFNADTPTSLFETAIIQWAMLKANGLNEASQFNNLYEALKDNFKRIITLDSDIEKFEEHYQNLGWKILFSSISSSTEDINTTKLLEHIANEAGFNTDFEFIENVQFSDDGIFKDDELFEFWFKLIPWENMAIEENELALVLTQIIKDKKAIIFNPAYSLLFQSKGFMKVLWDLYPNHPLLLETSFEPLVGKKHVEKRCFGREGANTKIINADGSIDEQTDGIYEGHKAIYQEYVEFPKDSNGNSYQAGVFYAYEACGLGFRRGGKILNNMSKFVGHIIK; encoded by the coding sequence ATGCAATTAGAAAAACTAAAACCTCTAAGTGATGAATATTTAGAATCAATTGGCTTTGTTTGGCATACAGATAGTGACAATTCTTCTTATGTGAGTGATGAAATAGTTGTAATAAATGAAGATGAAGCAAATGCTTATTATGACGCTGCAAATGAATTATATGATATGTTTGCACAAGCTGGGCAGTATGTAATAGATAATGACTTATTTCATGATTTAAATATTCCTTTTAATTTAGTTGAAGTTATAAAAGAATCTTGGGAAAATGATGTTCACTGGCATTTATATTCAAGATTTGATTTAGCAGGTGGAATTGATGGAAAACCTATAAAACTTATAGAATTCAATGCAGATACGCCAACTTCACTTTTTGAAACTGCAATTATCCAATGGGCGATGTTAAAAGCTAATGGTTTAAACGAAGCTAGTCAATTTAATAATCTTTATGAAGCTTTAAAAGATAATTTTAAAAGAATTATAACCCTTGATTCTGATATTGAAAAATTTGAAGAACATTATCAAAATTTAGGCTGGAAAATACTTTTTTCTTCAATTTCAAGTTCAACAGAAGATATAAATACAACAAAACTTTTAGAACATATAGCAAATGAAGCTGGTTTCAATACTGATTTTGAATTTATAGAAAATGTACAATTTAGTGATGATGGTATTTTTAAAGATGACGAACTTTTTGAATTTTGGTTTAAACTGATTCCTTGGGAAAATATGGCTATTGAAGAAAATGAATTAGCCCTAGTTTTAACACAAATCATAAAAGATAAAAAAGCTATCATTTTTAATCCAGCTTATAGTTTATTATTCCAATCAAAAGGATTTATGAAAGTTTTATGGGATTTATACCCAAATCACCCTTTATTACTTGAAACTTCATTTGAACCTCTTGTAGGAAAAAAACATGTGGAAAAAAGATGTTTTGGAAGAGAAGGAGCTAATACAAAAATCATAAATGCAGATGGTTCAATTGATGAACAAACAGATGGCATTTATGAAGGACATAAAGCAATTTATCAAGAATATGTAGAATTTCCAAAAGATTCAAATGGAAACTCTTATCAAGCTGGAGTATTTTATGCCTATGAAGCTTGTGGATTAGGATTCAGAAGAGGTGGAAAAATCTTAAATAATATGTCAAAATTTGTAGGTCATATTATAAAATAA
- a CDS encoding UPF0323 family lipoprotein, translating to MKKRNHIKKISNYAMVGGLGSLLVVGLVGCGDSSNDKNQQQNQGQNDAFTNASQKQGAFVVVEESADGKYKIADEFPASKTTIVLRKPDGSEKILTQEEIDKLVKEEEVKIDSGTSPLTNPNAEVSSGGMGLGGVLLSSIAGAMIGSWLGNKLFNNQNFQNQRQTQYKSPQTYNRSQSSFSKTAGTSGTNSSANKKSGFFGGNNNSNPAKSTSSSFGS from the coding sequence TTGAAAAAAAGAAATCATATTAAAAAAATATCAAATTATGCAATGGTTGGTGGATTAGGTTCTCTTCTTGTTGTAGGACTTGTTGGATGTGGTGATAGTTCAAATGATAAAAATCAACAACAAAACCAAGGTCAAAATGATGCCTTTACAAATGCTAGTCAAAAACAAGGTGCATTTGTCGTTGTAGAAGAATCAGCAGATGGTAAATATAAAATTGCAGATGAATTTCCAGCTTCTAAAACTACTATTGTTTTAAGAAAACCTGATGGTAGTGAAAAAATATTAACTCAAGAAGAAATTGATAAATTAGTAAAAGAAGAAGAAGTAAAAATAGATTCAGGAACTTCACCTCTTACAAATCCAAATGCTGAAGTAAGTAGTGGAGGAATGGGACTTGGTGGAGTTTTATTATCTTCAATAGCAGGTGCAATGATTGGTTCTTGGCTCGGGAATAAACTATTTAATAATCAGAATTTCCAAAATCAAAGACAAACTCAATACAAATCACCGCAAACGTATAATAGATCACAAAGTTCATTTTCAAAAACAGCTGGAACATCAGGAACAAATAGTTCAGCTAATAAAAAAAGTGGATTCTTTGGGGGAAATAATAACTCAAATCCAGCAAAATCAACTTCATCAAGCTTTGGGAGTTAA